Genomic window (Hydrogenimonas cancrithermarum):
GCCCGCGGTGTTGACTGTGACGATGGCCGTGGGTGCCATGAGTCTGGCGAGAAAACAGGCGATCGTCAGTCGTCTGGCGGCCATCGAGGAGATGGCAGGAATGGATATTCTCTGCTCGGATAAAACGGGAACTCTGACCCAGAACAGGATGACGCTTGCCGATCCCTTCGTCGCCGACGGGCACGATTCGGACGAACTAATGCTTTACGCTGCTTTGGCGAGCAAGGAGGAGAATCACGATCCCATCGAAAAACCGATTTTCGAATATATCGACGTCCACGGCCTGCGTGACAAACTGGAGGGCTACAAAAAACATCTGACCAAATTTCTTCCCTTCGATCCGGTCCACAAACGGACCGAAGGGCTCTACGATGCCAACAACTGCTTTGTCGTGACCAAAGGGGCACCCCAGGTGATCATCGAACAGTGTCACGAAGATGAATTCGATAAAAAGGCGGCCTACCAGGCGGTCGACGACTTCGCCGAAAAGGGATTTCGTACCCTTGGAGTCGCTTACCGCGCCTGCGAAGAGGACTACTACCACTTCCTGGGACTCATTCCGCTCTTCGATCCTCCGAGAGAAGATTCTATGGAAGCGATCGCCGAAGCCAATGCCAAAGGCGTGAAGGTCAAAATGGTGACGGGTGACAATATCGCCGTTGCCAGATATATCGCCAGAATCCTGGGTATCGGTGAAAAGATCAAAGATATCCGAGAGCTCAAAGGTGAGTCGATCGAAGAGTATATCTATCTCTCGCAAGTGCTTACGAAGGCCTTTACCATGCAGTTTCATCCCGACGCTTCTGCGGAAGAGATCGAGAGGATCGTTAAAAAAATCATGAAACAGGTCAAGCGGGAACTCTACAATATGCCGATTCCCAAAGGAAGCGTTAAAAAACACGAAAGCGAAATCATTGCGGCCATCGAAGAGGCCGACGGGTTCGCACAGGTCTTTCCCGAAGACAAATACTTCATCGTCGACGAGCTTCAGAAAGCCGACCACATCGTGGGTATGACGGGTGATGGAGTCAACGATGCGCCCGCACTCAAAAAAGCCGACTGCGGCATTGCCGTCAGTGGTGCAACCGACGCGGCGCGGGCGGCGGCAGACATCGTTCTGATGGCACCGGGACTTCGCGTCATCGTCGATGCGATCAAGCAGGCGCGCATCACTTTCGAAAGAATGAAGAGCTACACGATTTTCCGCATTGCCGAGACGATTCGCATCATCATCTTCATGACCCTGGCAATTGTGGTGTTCAACTTCTATCCCTTGACCGCGGTTATGATTATCGTTCTGGCGCTGCTCAACGATATCCCGATTCTGGCAATCGCCTACGACAATACGAAAGTCAGGAAACAACCGGTCCGCTGGGATATGCGGGAGATGTTGGTGCTCTCTTCGTGGCTGGGTGTCGCCGGAGTCCTCAGTTCATTTTTGATATTCTATCTGGTGATGATCTATCTCAAGGCCCATCCTGAGAGTCTGGGATGGCTTCCCCATATCCCGCAATGGGTCGATTACGAAGATACGAAGGGATTCGAAGCGTTCGTCCAGTCGATCTTTTTCGCCAAGATGGTCATCGCCGGTCACGGTACCATCTACAATACCCGCATCGACGACTGGTTCTTTAAAAGACCGTGGCCGAGCTGGATCCTTTTTGGCGCCACCTTCTCGACCCGTGTGATCGGTACGATCATCGCCGTTTACGGTTTTGGACTGATGACACCGATTGGATGGGAGTGGGCGATCTTCATGTGGATCTATGCGCTGACGTGGTTCGTCTTCAACGACGTGGTCAAAGTGGCGGTGCTGCGCTACTACCGGAAGAAACTGGGCATCGACGTTATATGACGCCTCCTGCGCGGAGGCGGGTTATTAGCCATTGGTCATTAGTCATTGGAGAAAGGGTGAAAGAGAAGGAGAGAGAGCGATGAACGGGAGGAAAAAGATGGACAAGAAAACCTACAACAAAGAGCTCTATCGACTTCAGGTGGAGCTGGTGAAGTTCCAGCGCCACGTGATCGACAACGATCTCAAAGTCTGTGTCGTTTTCGAAGGGCGCGACGCCGCAGGCAAAGATGGCACGATCAAACGTTTCACCGAACACCTCAGTCCCAGAGAGGCCCGAAGCGTGGCGCTGGGCAAACCGAGCGATAGGGAGCGAAAATCTTGGTATTTCCAGCGCTTCGTTCCCCATCTGCCCAGCGGCGGAGAGATCGTCTTTTTCAACCGCAGCTGGTACAATCGCGCAGGGGTCGAGAAGGTGATGGGGTTCTGTACCAAAAAGGAGCACAAGCTCTTCATGAAAGAGGTGGGAAGTTTCGAGCAGATGCTGACCCATTCGGAGATGCTCTTTTTCAAATACTATCTCGACATCTCCAAAAATGAGCAGAAGCGGCGGCTGGAAGCCAGACGAAAGGATCCCCTCAAGCAGTGGAAACTGAGCCCCATCGACGCCCAGGCGCAGAAACTCTGGAAAGCCTACTCCAAGGCCCGTGACGAGATGTTCTCCAAGACCTCCTTCGTCTTCGCACCCTGGTATGTGGTCCACAGCGACGACAAGAAAACGGCGCGCATCAATGTCATGAAACATTTTCTTTCCCATGTCGACTATCCCGAGAAGGAAGAGAGATACCTTCTTTACGACAACGATGTCGTCTGTGAATTCGATCCCGTCTGCTACGAGAAAGGGCTGATCGCGCCATGAATCCGGATCTGGTCCACTTCATCGTCACCGTCGCCTTCAGTTTCCTGACGGGTCTGGAGGTCAAAACCTACCGTCAACGGTTCCATCCCAACAGACCCCAGGACTTTTTCGGAACCGCACGCACCTACACTTTCGTGGGGATACTGGGTTTCGTCTTCTACAAGCTCGATCCGACGCATCTGAGCGCCTATGTGGCGGTGCTTGTCGGTCTGACGCTGCTCTACGCACTCTTTTACCACCAGAAGCTGATCGATCACAGGCAGAGCATCCTGCTCTATCTCGTGATGCTTTGTGTCTACGCTTTCGGACCGCTGACTCTCACGACGCCCCTTTGGATGCCTTCGCTTCTTTTCGTTCTGATCGTTTTCATCCTCAACGCCCGCCGGGCGATACACCGCTTCGCCCTGGGGATCAACCCCTACGAATTCGAAACCCTCGGTAAGATGATACTGCTTTCGGCCGTCATCCTCCCGCTGCTTCCCGACGAGAAGATCGTCGCATTCATACCCCTTTCGCCTTTCAAGATATGGTTGGCGGTGGTGGTCATTTCAGCGATCAGCTACGGCGGCTACATCGTGCAGAAATACTTCTTTCCCCAGAAGGGGTACTTTCTGACCGCGGTCGTCGGCGGGACCTACTCCTCAACGGCGACGACGGTGGTGCTGGCCAGAAAGGCGAAGCAGGCTGGATGCCGTCCCCTCGTCGACGCCTCGATCATCGCGGCCACGGCGGTGATGTATCTGCGCCTTTTGGTGGTGGCGCTCGTGTTCAATCTGCAGATCGCCGAAACGCTGGCTCTGCCGTTCGTCGTCATGGCGATTTTGGGGTTTCTCTTCGCCGCCTTTTTTCTCAAGCGGGCTAGACAGGAGGGTGAAACGGCCGAATTCGTCGACAAAAACCCTTTGGAACTGGGGACGGCTCTCATTTTCGCCACCCTTTTCGTTATGATGATGGTTCTGACGCAGTATGTGACGAAAGAGTACGGTTCCGGCGGTTTGGAGATTTTCTCGTTCGTCGTCGGTTTCACCGACATCGATCCCTTCGTCCTCTCGCTGCTGACGGGAAAATACGACGTCACGACGCCGCAGATCGCCGCGGCCGTCATGATCGCGGCGGGAAGTAACGATCTGCTCAAAGCGGCCTACGCCCTCTGGTTCGGCGGATGGAAAAGGTGCTACCGTTCCGCCTTTTTCGTGACACTGCTCGGCGCGGGAACGATACTCTGGGCGTTTCGGCTCGAACATATCATTTAGGAGAGGAACCATGCGAAAAAAGACGAAACACAAATGGCACGAGCTGCCGTGGCAGCACCCCAAACCGAAATCGGAAGATCCCAAAGCCGAAAGATTGGTCAGAGAGCTGATGGAGTCCCCCACCTACCGATTGGCCGAGGAGGACAGGGAGTTTCTGCAAAGTCACGAGACAAGGGGTGTGCGGCTCGAACTGGATTACATGAAAGCCGAACTGATCATGACCGAACTCGACGTGCAGCATACGATCGTCGTCTTCGGAAGTGCGAGGATCAAAGAGCGCAAAACGGCGCTGGCAACATTCAAAGAGGTCGAAAAAAAATTGGTAGCCGACTCGGATAACGTCAAACTGCTGGCCCAGCTACGCGAAGCGGAGCGGATGGTGGAGATGAGTACCTACTACGACGACGCCAGAAAGTTCGGCCGTCTGGTGGGCAACAGCGGCACGGGACCCGAAGACAACCGGGTCATCCTGATGACAGGCGGCGGCCCGGGCATCATGGAGGCGGCCAATCGGGGAGCCTATGACGTGGGGGCCAAATCGATCGGGCTCAACATCAATCTCCCCCACGAGCAGTATCCCAACCCCTACATCTCGCCCGAGCTCTGTTTCCAGTTCCACTACTTCGCCATCCGCAAGCTCCACTTCATGCTCAGGGCCCAGGCGCTGGTGGCCTATCCGGGCGGCTTCGGTACCCTCGACGAACTCTTCGAAATCCTGACGCTGGTGCAGACCCGCAAGACGCCGGAGATTCCGGTGGTTCTGGTGGGAAAACGGTACTGGGAGCGCATCGTCAATTTCGAGATCCTGGCGGAGGAGGGGATGATATCCCCCGACGATCTCGAGATTTTCACGATGGTCGAAAATGCCGACGAGGCGTGGCGGCATATCATCGGATGGCATACGGACCGCCGAACCCATCTGTACCGAGTCTATACGGAAGGAGAGAAACCGCAACATGGAAAAGTGTGACAATAGAGTGATCGTTTCGGGACTGGATATCCCGTTCTGGGATCTGGTCTGGTTCATGGTGAAGTTGGCGCTGGCGTCGATTCCGGCACTTTTCATCATCTATCTCATCTTCGCGTTTCTGGGGATGATCTTCGGCGGCTTTTTCCACATGATCGCGATGCCGCCGCCGTTGCCGTAACGAAAAAAGGAGTGAAGATGTCTGCATATGTGAAATGGTTCGAAGAGATAGGGATCAAGGATGTACCGGAAGTGGGGGGCAAAAACGCCTCCCTGGGAGAGATGTACAGCAACCTCACGGAAGAGGGGGTGAGGGTACCCAACGGCTTCGCGGTCACCGCGTCGGCCTACCGCTACGTTCTGGAAACCAACGGGGCGTGGGAGAAGCTCCACGCATGGCTCGACGGGCTGGATTACGACAACGTGGAGGCACTGCAAAAAGCGGGAGCCGCATGCCGGAAGATCGTCTACGAGTGCGAGATTCCCGACGATCTGAAGCGAGAGATACTCGAAGGGTACGCGAAGCTGAGGGAGGAGTACGGGGAAGATCTCTCACTGGCGGTGCGATCCTCGGCGACGGCGGAAGACTCTCCCACCGCCTCCTTCGCGGGCCAGAACGAGACCTATCTCAATGTCCGGGACGACGAAGCGCTACTGGATGCCTACCGGCGGTGTCTGGCCAGCAACTTCACCGACAGGAGCCTCCACTACAAGCACGACAACGGTTTCGACTGGAAGAGGGTCTATCTGAGTGTGGTGGTGATGAAGATGGTGCGCTCTGACATCGGCGCCAGCGGCGTCATGTTCAGTATCGACACCGAAACCGGCTTCAAGGATGTCGTCTTCATCAACGGCGCCTACGGCCTGGGCGAGAACGTCGTGCAGGGCACCATCGACCCCGACAGCTTCTACGTC
Coding sequences:
- a CDS encoding plasma-membrane proton-efflux P-type ATPase, whose amino-acid sequence is MEEMAASSKAKEQSTEAEALPPELSGVGGLSSEEAAERLDKYGYNEIEEKTESWWHRLFRRFWGPIPWMIEIAGVLSALVHHWEEFYIILAMLLVNAFVDFYQESKALNAIAVLKKKLARNAIVFRDGRWQKIPAREVVPGDIIKVKIGDIVPADAKLLGGGEFLLVDQSALTGESLPVHKEVGDELYANAIIKQGEMIAEVTATGVNTYFGKTVGLVAKAEREQKSHFQKMVIRVGDFLIAVTIIMILIIIFVGIHRHENPLELLVFSLILTVSAIPVALPAVLTVTMAVGAMSLARKQAIVSRLAAIEEMAGMDILCSDKTGTLTQNRMTLADPFVADGHDSDELMLYAALASKEENHDPIEKPIFEYIDVHGLRDKLEGYKKHLTKFLPFDPVHKRTEGLYDANNCFVVTKGAPQVIIEQCHEDEFDKKAAYQAVDDFAEKGFRTLGVAYRACEEDYYHFLGLIPLFDPPREDSMEAIAEANAKGVKVKMVTGDNIAVARYIARILGIGEKIKDIRELKGESIEEYIYLSQVLTKAFTMQFHPDASAEEIERIVKKIMKQVKRELYNMPIPKGSVKKHESEIIAAIEEADGFAQVFPEDKYFIVDELQKADHIVGMTGDGVNDAPALKKADCGIAVSGATDAARAAADIVLMAPGLRVIVDAIKQARITFERMKSYTIFRIAETIRIIIFMTLAIVVFNFYPLTAVMIIVLALLNDIPILAIAYDNTKVRKQPVRWDMREMLVLSSWLGVAGVLSSFLIFYLVMIYLKAHPESLGWLPHIPQWVDYEDTKGFEAFVQSIFFAKMVIAGHGTIYNTRIDDWFFKRPWPSWILFGATFSTRVIGTIIAVYGFGLMTPIGWEWAIFMWIYALTWFVFNDVVKVAVLRYYRKKLGIDVI
- a CDS encoding MgtC/SapB family protein gives rise to the protein MNPDLVHFIVTVAFSFLTGLEVKTYRQRFHPNRPQDFFGTARTYTFVGILGFVFYKLDPTHLSAYVAVLVGLTLLYALFYHQKLIDHRQSILLYLVMLCVYAFGPLTLTTPLWMPSLLFVLIVFILNARRAIHRFALGINPYEFETLGKMILLSAVILPLLPDEKIVAFIPLSPFKIWLAVVVISAISYGGYIVQKYFFPQKGYFLTAVVGGTYSSTATTVVLARKAKQAGCRPLVDASIIAATAVMYLRLLVVALVFNLQIAETLALPFVVMAILGFLFAAFFLKRARQEGETAEFVDKNPLELGTALIFATLFVMMMVLTQYVTKEYGSGGLEIFSFVVGFTDIDPFVLSLLTGKYDVTTPQIAAAVMIAAGSNDLLKAAYALWFGGWKRCYRSAFFVTLLGAGTILWAFRLEHII
- a CDS encoding LOG family protein; amino-acid sequence: MRKKTKHKWHELPWQHPKPKSEDPKAERLVRELMESPTYRLAEEDREFLQSHETRGVRLELDYMKAELIMTELDVQHTIVVFGSARIKERKTALATFKEVEKKLVADSDNVKLLAQLREAERMVEMSTYYDDARKFGRLVGNSGTGPEDNRVILMTGGGPGIMEAANRGAYDVGAKSIGLNINLPHEQYPNPYISPELCFQFHYFAIRKLHFMLRAQALVAYPGGFGTLDELFEILTLVQTRKTPEIPVVLVGKRYWERIVNFEILAEEGMISPDDLEIFTMVENADEAWRHIIGWHTDRRTHLYRVYTEGEKPQHGKV
- the ppk2 gene encoding polyphosphate kinase 2; this encodes MNGRKKMDKKTYNKELYRLQVELVKFQRHVIDNDLKVCVVFEGRDAAGKDGTIKRFTEHLSPREARSVALGKPSDRERKSWYFQRFVPHLPSGGEIVFFNRSWYNRAGVEKVMGFCTKKEHKLFMKEVGSFEQMLTHSEMLFFKYYLDISKNEQKRRLEARRKDPLKQWKLSPIDAQAQKLWKAYSKARDEMFSKTSFVFAPWYVVHSDDKKTARINVMKHFLSHVDYPEKEERYLLYDNDVVCEFDPVCYEKGLIAP